The Ficedula albicollis isolate OC2 chromosome 9, FicAlb1.5, whole genome shotgun sequence DNA window TGCAGCCAAACTGCATCAGCCCCAGAGGCTCTGGAGAATTATCCTGAATTGGtaggcacagcagagctgtttgccaGGGCCCAGGAGGAAAACCTCTCTCAGACTGATGAGGAATCCCTGCAGACACCAAACAAGTCATGCAACACTCACAACATCAACACTGATTGTACAGCTTCAGCACAAAACCTACCAAGCCCTGGATCCAGGGTCCAAAACATACTGGGATCATTTTCCTATTATGGAGCCTTGGATTCCACGGCAGACCTGAGCATGTTGCAACTGTCCAAACCCCCAACATGGTCACTTACAGATTCTCCAGGACACAGGAGATGGAAGGAAGGGCAACAACTTACTTCAAACTCATCCATCATTTTGCGGATCCCACTTCCTTTCTGGCCTATGATGTAACGGTGAAGATCAAAGGGAACTTCCACCTCAATGGTGACAGGAACCAGAGCCTGCAGGGGATGAAGCACAATTTACCAGAGGAAAAATTTCTCCTGTCTTCTAGCTTGCCATATACTTGCCCAAAAGAACATGCTGCTGAACAGAGGTACATTCTCTTGTAGTCAGGATACAAATTTGGCAGAAAGACAGGACAGCTGAGAACACCAAAATGACCCGTTGCATGTTTTTGAAACAAGCCATCTGAAACCCACCTGTgggacaggtttttttttcatatccttGGCTTCAGTCTAGCAGAGATTTGAGAAACACCCCTACAAAAGCATGGCAAGGTCTGCTGAACCTGGAATGACTCAGCCTCAAccagctcctcctcttcccaacTGTGCTCCATTAAAACAATCATGTCATGCTTTTAGGGCTGTTGGGGCTGCTTACAAGCACTAGTAATTACAAAGTCAGGAACTATGATTCAAGCCGCCAGGCTAAGTCACAGAATAGAGGGGCTTCCCTGGAGCAGTGCAGACCCCCTCTACAGCCAGCAACACTGACCACTTGCACTGCACCTGGACTGAGCAGCTTTTACTACCACCACCAAAAATTAAATCCAAGCATCACCTTAACAGAGTAAGGGGCTGAGAGAGCCACACACCTGCAGCGCCTCCTTTGCTGCCTCACACTTCTCCCTGCGGCCAGAGATGATGATGATATCGCACTTCTTCGGAGAGCTGGGATCTGTGTCCTTCCCCTCCTTGCCTTCCCCACTTTCCTCACCAttctcctgcacagctggctCCACAACAGGGGCTGAAAACATGGAAAGCCTTGTGGTCAAtgcacagagccccctcctTGCTCATCATCCCCCTCTCCTCCAGATCCTAAGGCTCAGCCACCAGTGAGAGCTCAGAGAGACCTCACTAAGCCCACAGAGCCTTTTTTGTCAGGGTAAGCCCTTGTCCTTCCTGTACTCTGCAGTGACAACATGTTCACAATACCCAAGTCTGCAATTTGACCTCCTGAAACCATCCCCTTCCCAAAAGGACAAGGTTGATGCTAAGCCCAGATTCAAGGACACTGCAGGAACACCAGGGATCAGTTCTCTCCATAAATTTTAAGCAGAACATGCCCACTGGTACAGCATGTAGACTACACTATACTCATTTGATCATCCCAACTACCATGCAAACATGCACCTGCAGGCATACCTGGGTTTTCCTCCCTGTCAGGGAATTTGATCTGGACGCCGTAGTCCCGGGTGATCTGCTGGATCCGGGATCCTTTGGGGCCCATAATGGAGCGGTGGAACTTTTGTGGAATGGTGCATTCGATTGTCACTTGAGCTTCCTGTGGGAAAGCAGAGATGCTCTGTTGTGATGCAGCCTCTTTCACACCAGAAATCAGGATGCTTGTGTGCGTGGTAAAATCCAAAATGGACACAGAGAGGAGTCAGAAAAGATAATGGCTGACAGGGGAAGAACTGAACATTTCCTAGAATCGTTCCTCtctgagaaaagcagaggatTTAAAGAAGGTTGCCTTCAACTCAAGACAATAAAGGCTTCTGAGAGCAAAGCTCAAACTCTTTAATACCCTGAAGAGGAGGAAGCAttagaagaaatgaaaaaaaaaaaaaaaaggatagaaGGGAAGAGAACAGGTTTGACACTTGATTGCTTTGAAAAGCCAATACTAACAGTGCAGAAAACCCCTGAAAACAACCACTGCCCAAGGCCAGACACGAAGAAGCAAAAGAAGGCCCCAGTCTTTTAATGTCTAGATGTATATCAAGGAGTGGTCTCCTACTTCCACCCCTAAAAACGAAGAAGATTGTCAGAGGAGGAAATTAATTCATACAGCATTGCCATTTTGGAGCCAGAACCTAAAGTCTGCAGACCCTGTATGTTGACAGCAAAGGTTCAAACCCAAGAACTACCATGGGCATTGTTTACATAAAGCTTGGTCATACAGCAGGTTCAAGTAGGACACTGTTGAAGGAATAAAGTACAGAAGAAACAGTTTTTCTACAACATACCAGGTCCTCGATGATCTCCTGGATGCGTTTCTTGGCTGCCTCCACACAGTCCTTGGCTCCCTTGAGGGTGACTTTATCGCTCTGGGTGCCGGAGCGCGGGAAGCTGACCATCACACCACCATATTCATCTGCAATCTCACGGAGAACTTGTCCTCGACGGATGACAAAGTGGCGGTGGTGCTTGGGGTCAACCACCATGGAGTCTTCAACCACGTTATCCTGCCAACACACAACAGCCAGTCAACCCCACCTGTCGTGGTGATAGGCATGAGTTGGCTGCATTCAACAGCAATCAGCTTACAACCTCACTCCAAGGTAAGGAATGATCTTCCTGAGCTCCCACAAAGGGGAGCAAATGGTTTTACGACAAGCAGGTCCTTCATGCTGACTCATTACACCCTGCCATAGTGGGAggcaagaaagcagaaaaagttcATACCAAGTTCTTGATGAGggcctccagctccttctgtgCCTCTTTGACAGCCTCCTCCGTTCCCATGATGGTGATCAGCTCCTGATCTTTGTCCTCAGAGGTGGGGAAGATGATGCGGGCCCCTGTGTTGTCTCGCACCTTACGGATGTTGCCACCACCCTTACCAATAAGGAATTTGTGGTACTCTGGCTTTGCACGGAGGTCCACAGTATAACTCTTTGTTTGCTGAAAGGAGTCAGAGACCCATGGAACATGtcaataaatagaaaatatccATCAGCACCAACACTCAGCATTTAGATATGTTACCTGCACCCACATAAGGGGTGCTGCAAAAGCAAGGTAGATGCAGTGCATGGTTGAAACTAAAAAAAGTATACAATgtcttaaatgaaaaatactattCCAAAGATTTCTCAGAGCCAAAACACTAACTGCACACTCAGCATGACCAATGAGAATGTGAACAGACTTCTCTAGGAGAAGGGCCTGACCCACACGAAAGGCAATGCAATCATTTGCTAACTGACTGCTGCAAGCCAGGCTCCCAGAGGCAACCAACCAATTCCCAGGGAGAATATGTTCACATGCTGACCCCAGAAAGCTTGATATTAAAATGACCAGTCAGTCAGCACAACTCAGGGCAATATAATGTAACCAGAAGCTCTCAAATCTGAGTATATGCAGTGAAATGGAAGAACTGGagctgaaatgcagagatgaagaaagaaGTGACAGAGATCTACAGAGCAAACTGTTTGAGAAGTGCTGATACCTAAGAACATTCAAACCACAGAAGCAGGGAGCCTTAACTCTGAGTATATCATCAGTCTGGCCAGAGATGCATTACAGACAGCTCTACCCATGAGAGAACTCATTGTCACAAGGATGGAagtacagttttcttttaatcatCCAAACTGTACTCAAATCCCTCAAAACAGGATTTGTTCAATTGATGCCAAAGGCTTCCATGCAGACAGAGGGAACCACTTCAACCTCCAAAAAGAAACAGCTGGTCAAACcagcctgctccttcccctgcaaGGCAAGGCTCACCTTCTCCTCTGCCAGATGTAGCAGCTGTTTCTTGGCTTTCTCCACATCCTGGGCTGGGCCCCTGATGGTCACGGTGTCACTGCCAGAGCCCTCTGTGGGGAAGTGGATGTGGACTCCACCACACTCCTCCATGATGGAGCGGATGAAGCGGCCTTTGGCGCCAATGAGGGAATTGTGGAGTTTGGAAGGAATAGAGACCTCCACCTCTGTGATGTTGGCCTAAGCAGGACAGAATGGGGTGTTAGTCAAGCTATAGCAAATGTGTTTGCATAGATTCTGCTTGCCCTCTGACTCCCACATTGCCAGgagctttgcagagctgagtGTGAGAAATGCCTGACCTGAGGGAATTGGGACTGGCCTCTCCTAACACATGAGCAGCCACAAACTTGGCTGAAGAGTCAAGAACAGACTGACATCCATATTTGTCTCTCCTTTGTTGTGCCCCACTACAAGCACTTCTATATTCAAATCTCCTGTAACTACTACATCTATGTTTTCTATAACTCCTATATTTATGTTTTCAAGACTACCACAGGCCAGTTGGTTCACTTACCAGTTCCTTTTGGATAGCCAAAATTCTATGGCGAGCAGCCTCACAATTTGCTCTTTTGCCCGTGATAACAATTGTCTCTGAGTTGCTGTTCTCAGCAGGGAGATCTATTTTGGTGTTGCTTTCTTCACGGatctgccacaaaaaaaaaaaacccaacaaactcaacaaaataatttgagagGCGTCCCATGTCAGAAAAAAAGGCCTTGgaggttttattttgcattatcaATGAGATCAGGGGAGATCAGTGAATGAGATTTGCTGCAGTCAGTCACCATAATGAGCAGTGAAGACAGGAAAGATATCTCACCTTCTTGATGTTGGCACCTCCTTTCCCTATGATGTTCTTGTGGAATTGTTTGAAGATGggaacagaaatagaaaagctgttttcaacctaagagagaaaggaagggagaacTGAAGATTTCACCATCCTGGCAAGTGAGGCCCCATCCCAGGAACAAGCTTGATAAACAAGCTTCGGTCAACAGGCTTAGACCCAAGGAATTCTCCATATGGGACACTTCCAATAATAAGCAAAGACATGTACCCTCTCCTATAGCCCTTAAATAACAGGTACTTGCCTGCCCCCATACACATAGAACAATGTCCACAGTTCCCTCATCTTGAGGTGTGTCAGCCCTAGCCAAGCCACTACAGCTCTGCTCTATTGCAGGGTTATCCAGATATGGAAAAGAGAACAGCAGATAGAAGTCTCCCTTACCAGGTCTGCCACCATCTTTTGCATGTACTTGGTGCACTTCTCCACCTCGTTTTTGGGACCTCTGAGTTGGACAATGTCACTCTTGTGTGCAGGGTCTGGGAAGTTGATGATAACCTGCAGGAAACAGTCACTTAGGGTCAACTCAAACAAATACAAGAATTGTCATGCCAGGCATGTGTAAAGGTTTTGGGGATCCTGCACATCTCCTTTCCCATTTGGAAGCAGGTAACCATGTCAGCAGTCTTTGGCCATGTATTAGATGTGAGAACAGACACATACCAGTTAGATATTTCTCATATCACAGAGACACTACATTTATGACTTTACTGACCATGTATCTACTACCAATGTAAGAAATATGCCCTCTGAAGCCCTCATCTCTTAGAAGGCCTCACCTCTGGGAATTTCTCCCGGATTTCCCGGATCCGCTCGCCCTTCTGCCCAATGATGGTCCGGTGGAATTTCTGCTCAATGATTAGGTCCTTGGTGCGTTCATTTTCCTGTGGAGAACAGAGTTTACATGGAGTGTTCACCAGGAGAGACACATAACTGTAATCACCAGTTTGCTGCCTGACAGCTTACTTGTCATCAGTGTTTTTTCTCCAGATATAATTCACTCTAGGTTGACAGAGAAGGGGATCTCCAAGGAAATAGAGGAACTTGCACTTGTCATGAGATCCAAGTGCTCAGCGGGCAAGGGGCACACACCTCTACCAGAAGGTTACTAGGGAACACAAGAGCTCAAACCCTGTGGCCTCCAGGGCACAAAATCCCACTAACCATACGGGAAGCGAgttccagcagctctttctTGGCCTGTTGGACCCCCTGTGGGTCTCCTTCAATTCTGATCAGGTTGCTCTTCTCATTGTCCGGGGGAATGCGCACAGACACCTTGTAGAGGTCCTTAATTCTGTTAACTGCAAGGCAAGGGCTGTGGTGACACACTCTGCCAGGGCAAGATTTGAAAGCAAACACACCTTGACTAGAGGCTGTTTAAAATCAGCCTCTGAGGAAAGGCCTGAGGAGTGGAGTTGAATCAGAGAAAGTGCCTCTTCACTCTGGGGTTCAGCAAGATCCCAGCTACACTGGAATCTGTACAATTAAATACTACGGCATCTAAAGGCAATAGCTCCACTTGCCAGAGTGAGGCATCTGTTTCTTCCCCAGACAGCATCATATTTAGACTAGAAGATACTCATTAATTTCTAATCCGAAATTACTTTTTGGAGAGAAACTCACCATGCAGGTTTCTACCCAACAACTGAGTTCTAAAATGAAATTCACATAGACCAACTTGGAAAAAAGACGACTCTCCAAcctccccaaaacacaaaaattctgCCAAGACACAGCAAATTAATCTGCTCAACTTTCCAAGACATTAAAGCCATCCCAAGGCCTCACTGCCCATTTATCTTCTTGTGCCAACTTCACTCTAGAAGGGCAGAGGCGGTGTAATGGAGGCAGCACCCTGGTTGAGCTGGAGAGCAATGATATGATTGACTAATCACAGAGAGCCTGAGCACAGGAAGGATAAGAAAGGCACCCCACTTACTGTTAGCTCCGTTCTTGCCAATGAGGTGTCGGTGGAATTTGTGGTCAACGTTGATTTCTGCATAATCCATCCGGTTGATCTACAAAGAATTGTACAGGGTTAGGCAGGGCAGGCCCCCTCTGTTGCTGCCTGTGCCCACTGCCTGTGCAGGCACTGACTCCAGCTGCCAGCTACAAGCACTCCTCCTGCTAGTGAGGAGAGCAGAACATTCCTCTGCTTTGAGCTGAGAGCACCATGCTTGTGAAACATTTAAAGGCACTTAAATGTCCCTCCAGCTGTACCTGAAAGAGaatctttccttctctgcatcAAAAGACTAAAGATGTGCTTGtgattttttaagaaaagcatcATAACCAAGGTTTTTGTTCACCTGCCACACAACTTGCCTTCTGCAAGCTCTGTTAAGCCTGTGAAGATACCCATAAATGTGACCTGCACTTCATCTCTGTTCTGTTGCCCTACCTTTCCCCACTTTCTTCTTATATACCAGAACTAGTACCAACTTACCAGATCCTTGACCATGACTTCAATCTGTTCCTGAGCCACATTCACATCTTCTGTAGGTCCTTCCAAAGTGATTTTGTCTTCTCCTTCAGTGAATTCGATGTGAACCTTGAGACACAAGGCAAGGAAGCCAGTAAGAATTTTCCAAGACACAAGCCAAGTCAATGCTGTCAGTCAGGCCTACACCATCAATCCCTACCATTAAGGGTACACATGATTTCAGAAGTAGGCAACCTACAATTTTGGCCATATCAGTGTCTAGAGCATAAGGTTTTGGTGCTGTCCTGCAGTTTGGAAGGGCTTTGGAGAAGTTCCTCACCTAGCCTTCCTCCAGATACCACCTAACTCACGAGGGAGAAGCCTCATCGAACTCAGCATTTCCAGGTCTCCTTCTACATCAATTCTCCAAATACTAACACATAAAGCTTCCTTTAAAGGACTCAATGCTTGAAAGTAACATAGGGTGGGAAGCATTCGAGGCAGTAGAATTTGGTAGTTCCCCTGAATACTATAAGATCTGTGTCAGTTCCTCCCTGGTTTTATCCACGCTAGAATACATTTCTCTCTCTACAAAGAGTGAGCTGGATTAAGCCACATTCTACTCCAACTGGTGCTAAGCTAATAAATAGTTCATCCATACCTTTGGCATCTGCTGAGTTATTTTGGCCAGgttttgtcctttctttccAATGATGAAACGATGAAGCCAAGAGGGGGCTGAGACCGAGGAGACGGTAAAACTGTTGGCCTGAGAGACAGAGAAGCTGTTTGATGGACAGACCAGAAGAAGCCTTCACAAAAATTCACTTCCAATTCCCATGCTGCACCCTCTTTATTGAGTTCTAAGTTGCATCTCTTACAGCCTGACAGAGGTGATCCCCCCTCCACCTGCCAGTGCCCAGGGATGTATATTTGGGGGCTTTCAAAGGAGGCCTGCCCGTCTGGTCAATACCTTTGCATAGACTTCAGTCAATGCTTGCCCAAGCTTTTCAGGCTCGCCTCGCAGTATCACCGTCTCCGAGCTACTGTCAGTGGGTGGGATCTCGACAGAGACTCCAGTTTTCTCCAAGATCTCCTGCAGGGAATTACCCTTGGGGCCGATGACATACTTGTGCTGGGACTTCTTCACCTCCACAGCGATGGTAGTAGTCTTCTTTTTCTGTAGGAGCAGAGGCACTGGAGCATCAATCAcaagggagcagggaagggcaaAAGTGAAAGGAAGAGACACAAGATGCAGTGAAGCTCAGCACCCAGGAAAGATCAAAGCAAAGGTGAGCACAGGAGTTTCTGCAGTACCCTCTCACCTTTGGGACCTGCCTACAGAAAGCCCTATTCTCAAAAATTTACAGGTGAAATACAAGAATTCTGTTTAAGCTCCCTGGGACATGACATGGAAGAGACCACATACACACACCCCTGCCCTTGCACAAtgcccagctgtccccaggcagtgctgtaATGCAACACCACGCTCTAAGCTGATTACCTGTGTTGAAATTCAGACCGGTACAAATACAGATGTAACCATGAGGAAAAATAGACCAACAACCCACAACAAGGATATTCACAGTGACATTAgcaatggaaaataaactgaagtGAAATTTACTTTTCAGCAACTTCTACTCATGTAACAATTTTGATACTGTCAGTTGGCCACACTGTAGCCTTCAcacttccctccttcctttgcAGCACCTGTGAAAACACGCACCCAGAGAGCTTTTTGCAGTCTGCCAATTTCCATTACACAAAAAAGCAGGAGATCTGTCACATCCCCAGCAGAATTACCCCAAGTCCCACTCTGCTGAGCAAGGAAATGGTAAGGCCCAGGTCCGCGTACTGCAAGGGCTGCTGAGCAAGGGCTGACAAGAGGAGTATGCAACTGAGGGATGCACAAAAGTAGAACaagaagggaagagaggggCTGTGAGCAGGTAGGGGGAGATGGGAAGATCTAGGGACCATCCATACCTTCTCCTCATAGATCTTCTTAACACGAGCCACAGCCTGGGCCAGCTGTTCCTTTTCCCCTGTGAAGACTATCTCTGTCTTGTTGACGCTGGGCGGAGGAATGTTGATGCGTGTCCCTGTCTCCTGCATGAGCTCACTCACCAGCTTGTTGTAAGGGCCAGCAATGAAGGGATGGTACACTTTCTCCACATCCAGCCGCTCCACGGCACGCTTATCCTGCAAGAATCCACAACAGCCCTCAGTGGAAACTGCTGTTGATATTATCATCTCTGACACATACAGCTGAATTCCCAGTGCTTGCTTGACACTCTAGCCCAAGCACCCTTTCCAGCTTGCAGGCTCCATCCCTTTTCATCTACAAATACTGCTGTTCCAAATTTATGATATTCCACTCTAATCTCCTTTCTTATCTCAGCTGGCATCTAATGTGGCTCACTTCAAAATACGAAAAGTGCTTATCTGACTTTAGACATGGAAAAGGGAGAACTAGAAGGTGTAGGAcctggcagcagtgctcagccAGTGGAATGGTATACATCTCTGCTCACACTACCAGTGTTACCACTGGCTGCAGCCATGGTGGCTACAAACATCTGATACACCACGGAGAACCAAAATGGCTGCTCAGATATGACATGAGAGAGATCACAGCTCTGAAGTACCTGCTCAGCAGAGATAAGCAGGATCTCGTGCCGGGCCTTTTCAATCCCTTCCTTAGTGCCAGTGATCTTGATCTGGTTGCTGGGGTCATCTGGGCGGGGGATCTGGATCTTGGTTGCAGTTTTGAgctccaggtcctgcagctTCTCACCATTCTTTCCAATCACAAAACGGTGGTGCTCCTTGGGGATGGCAACTGTGGCTGAAGCCTGCAATACAAAGGCCAAGCATCTATGAGAGCCCTTGCTGTACAGGGAAAGCTTTTCAGATGCTGCTTAATGCTACAACTGAGGAGTAAACACAATGCCTTCCAGCAAATCCATCTAGCACAAGAC harbors:
- the HDLBP gene encoding vigilin; amino-acid sequence: MSSVAVLTQESFAEHRSGLAQQQVKVTALNSEEENDPPTYKEAFPPLPEKAPCLEAAQEPAGPWSKIRPIKASVITQVFHVPLEERKYKDMNQFGEGEQAKICLDIMQKTGAHLELSLAKDQGLSIMVSGKLEAVMKARKEIVARLQTQASATVAIPKEHHRFVIGKNGEKLQDLELKTATKIQIPRPDDPSNQIKITGTKEGIEKARHEILLISAEQDKRAVERLDVEKVYHPFIAGPYNKLVSELMQETGTRINIPPPSVNKTEIVFTGEKEQLAQAVARVKKIYEEKKKKTTTIAVEVKKSQHKYVIGPKGNSLQEILEKTGVSVEIPPTDSSSETVILRGEPEKLGQALTEVYAKANSFTVSSVSAPSWLHRFIIGKKGQNLAKITQQMPKVHIEFTEGEDKITLEGPTEDVNVAQEQIEVMVKDLINRMDYAEINVDHKFHRHLIGKNGANINRIKDLYKVSVRIPPDNEKSNLIRIEGDPQGVQQAKKELLELASRMENERTKDLIIEQKFHRTIIGQKGERIREIREKFPEVIINFPDPAHKSDIVQLRGPKNEVEKCTKYMQKMVADLVENSFSISVPIFKQFHKNIIGKGGANIKKIREESNTKIDLPAENSNSETIVITGKRANCEAARHRILAIQKELANITEVEVSIPSKLHNSLIGAKGRFIRSIMEECGGVHIHFPTEGSGSDTVTIRGPAQDVEKAKKQLLHLAEEKQTKSYTVDLRAKPEYHKFLIGKGGGNIRKVRDNTGARIIFPTSEDKDQELITIMGTEEAVKEAQKELEALIKNLDNVVEDSMVVDPKHHRHFVIRRGQVLREIADEYGGVMVSFPRSGTQSDKVTLKGAKDCVEAAKKRIQEIIEDLEAQVTIECTIPQKFHRSIMGPKGSRIQQITRDYGVQIKFPDREENPAPVVEPAVQENGEESGEGKEGKDTDPSSPKKCDIIIISGRREKCEAAKEALQALVPVTIEVEVPFDLHRYIIGQKGSGIRKMMDEFEVNIQVPAPELQSDIITITGLATNLDRAKAGLLDRVKELQAEQEDRALRSFKLTVTVDPKYHPKIIGRKGAVITQIRTEHEVNIQFPDKDDESQAQDQITITGYEKNAEAARDAIMKIVGELEQMVSEDVTLDHRVHARIIGARGKAIRKIMDEFKVDIRFPQSGAPDPNCVTVTGLPENVEEAIDHILNLEEEYLADVVDNEAMQVYMKPSSHEESKAPSKGFVVRDAPWTTVNTEKAPDMSSSEDFPSFGAQVAPKTLPWGPKR